The bacterium genome has a segment encoding these proteins:
- a CDS encoding BrxA/BrxB family bacilliredoxin, whose protein sequence is MTWSDMPNYDPVAVQPMREELLAVGFRELLHEPDVDAALGAREGTVLVMINSVCGCAAGNARPGVALALQNELIPDQLVAAFAGMEKLAVKRVRDYLGPLPPSSPCLALFKDGDLAWTLPRPMIESRSALDVAALTVEAFNRHCTRRGPSIPREAFEQLGFTATCGCSL, encoded by the coding sequence ATGACCTGGTCCGACATGCCCAACTACGATCCGGTGGCCGTGCAGCCCATGCGGGAGGAACTGCTGGCCGTCGGTTTCCGCGAACTGCTGCACGAGCCGGATGTGGATGCGGCCCTTGGTGCCCGGGAAGGAACCGTGCTGGTGATGATCAACAGCGTGTGCGGCTGCGCGGCCGGCAACGCCCGGCCCGGCGTGGCCCTGGCCCTGCAGAACGAGCTCATCCCCGACCAGCTGGTCGCCGCCTTCGCCGGCATGGAGAAGCTGGCGGTCAAGCGCGTGCGGGACTACCTGGGACCGCTGCCGCCCTCCAGCCCCTGTCTGGCGCTCTTCAAGGACGGGGACCTGGCCTGGACCCTGCCCCGGCCCATGATCGAGAGCCGCAGCGCCCTGGATGTGGCGGCCCTCACGGTGGAGGCCTTCAACCGGCACTGCACAAGGCGCGGTCCCTCCATCCCGCGCGAGGCCTTCGAACAGCTGGGCTTCACCGCCACCTGCGGCTGCTCGCTCTAA